A single Filimonas effusa DNA region contains:
- a CDS encoding DUF7151 family protein, with protein sequence MQLKLPILALLLLFSLLTTAQNVGVNGDGSTPDNSAMLDVKSTVKGLLIPRMLATQRLAIVSPATGLLIYQTDGTSGFYFNKGSATTPDWQYLGAMGPAGEKGSNALVKTTAEPAGQNCSTGGSKIEVGVDANNNGVLDASEININFTIYICSGVPGPVGPTGATGATGPQGIQGATGATGATGATGAVGPTGLTGATGATGAQGIQGATGAAGPAGATGPTGPQGPQGIQGIQGVTGATGAQGIQGATGAAGPAGATGPTGATGAVGATGAAGPAGATGPTGAQGPQGIQGVTGATGAQGIQGATGAAGPAGATGPTGATGAAGAAGATGPTGAQGPQGIQGIQGVTGATGAQGIQGATGAAGPAGATGPTGATGAAGATGPTGPQGPQGIQGIQGATGEAGPTGATGPAGATGAAGATGPTGAQGPAGATGATGSGFANGTGSTQVYVTGTSAPYAPTNPVSISGDVTLSSTGVTTIANNAVTVAKISASGTKDATTYLRGDGSWSTPSGGGGSSTGVELIATLTSNQTLATSSTTDVQFTSVTVSPTVGSYNTGTLSYTVGTEGNYMIVVNFVGTAVPQIPIILYINGNPAPDLSVQASNTSYGTYISRSTLTTVKHLTANTVIKVGAYNFNASTQQTLVAGGATIFTITKL encoded by the coding sequence ATGCAATTAAAACTACCTATCCTAGCCCTTTTACTGCTATTCTCGCTGTTGACGACTGCGCAAAACGTAGGTGTTAATGGTGATGGTTCTACACCAGATAACAGTGCCATGCTGGATGTAAAAAGCACCGTAAAAGGTTTATTGATCCCACGAATGCTTGCCACGCAACGACTTGCTATTGTGAGCCCTGCTACGGGCCTGCTCATTTATCAGACAGACGGCACTTCAGGCTTTTATTTCAACAAAGGATCGGCCACGACACCTGACTGGCAATACCTGGGGGCGATGGGGCCTGCCGGGGAAAAGGGATCCAATGCACTTGTTAAGACGACAGCAGAGCCTGCAGGACAGAACTGTTCTACCGGCGGTTCTAAAATAGAAGTAGGTGTTGACGCGAATAATAACGGGGTACTTGATGCAAGTGAGATCAATATCAATTTCACCATTTACATATGTAGCGGCGTACCGGGTCCTGTGGGGCCTACCGGTGCTACCGGCGCAACAGGCCCTCAAGGTATTCAGGGTGCTACCGGAGCTACCGGCGCGACAGGCGCTACGGGAGCGGTAGGGCCTACAGGTCTTACTGGAGCAACAGGTGCTACAGGAGCTCAAGGAATTCAGGGTGCGACCGGTGCGGCAGGACCAGCAGGAGCAACAGGACCGACAGGGCCTCAGGGACCTCAAGGTATTCAAGGGATTCAAGGTGTAACCGGAGCAACAGGTGCTCAAGGGATTCAGGGTGCGACGGGTGCGGCAGGACCAGCAGGGGCAACCGGCCCCACTGGAGCTACAGGTGCAGTGGGAGCGACCGGTGCGGCAGGACCAGCAGGGGCAACAGGACCGACAGGGGCCCAAGGACCTCAAGGTATTCAAGGTGTAACCGGAGCAACAGGTGCTCAAGGAATTCAGGGTGCGACGGGTGCGGCAGGACCAGCAGGGGCAACCGGCCCCACTGGAGCTACAGGTGCGGCGGGAGCAGCAGGAGCAACAGGACCGACAGGGGCCCAAGGACCTCAAGGTATTCAAGGGATTCAAGGTGTAACCGGAGCAACAGGTGCTCAAGGAATTCAGGGTGCGACGGGTGCGGCAGGACCAGCAGGAGCAACAGGACCCACTGGAGCTACAGGTGCAGCGGGAGCAACGGGACCGACAGGGCCTCAGGGTCCCCAGGGTATTCAAGGGATTCAGGGTGCGACCGGTGAGGCAGGACCAACGGGAGCAACAGGACCAGCAGGGGCTACAGGTGCAGCGGGAGCAACAGGACCGACGGGGGCCCAGGGACCGGCAGGGGCGACGGGCGCTACTGGATCTGGCTTTGCCAATGGCACTGGCAGTACCCAGGTTTATGTAACAGGAACTTCTGCTCCTTATGCACCAACCAATCCTGTAAGCATATCGGGAGATGTAACGCTTTCTTCAACAGGCGTAACAACGATAGCCAATAACGCTGTTACGGTTGCTAAAATATCAGCTAGCGGCACTAAAGACGCTACCACTTATTTAAGAGGAGACGGTAGCTGGTCTACGCCAAGTGGCGGTGGCGGCAGCAGTACCGGCGTAGAACTTATTGCAACACTAACCTCTAACCAAACATTAGCTACTTCAAGTACTACCGATGTTCAGTTTACTTCTGTAACGGTATCACCAACGGTGGGCTCTTATAATACAGGTACTCTCAGTTATACTGTTGGTACCGAAGGAAACTATATGATAGTGGTAAATTTTGTAGGCACCGCAGTACCTCAAATACCCATTATCCTATATATAAATGGCAACCCGGCTCCAGACCTGAGTGTTCAAGCCAGTAACACGAGCTATGGCACTTATATTTCCAGATCTACGCTTACAACGGTGAAACACTTAACAGCCAATACCGTTATAAAGGTAGGAGCGTATAATTTCAATGCCAGCACCCAGCAAACGCTAGTAGCAGGAGGCGCCACCATCTTCACTATCACTAAATTGTAA
- a CDS encoding LytR/AlgR family response regulator transcription factor, whose product MAELISKQVTPSRIKCLIVDDESIAIKGIVNYIDKLDFLEATACCSSALEAAEILKKTEIELMFLDINMPHLSGLEFLEALEKPPLTIITTAYSEYAIEGFRLHVVDYLLKPIAFQRFFQAVTKAQTLFRSQLILKDEHEGTVSNMYIRQGDAFLRIAWEDILYAEGMQNYVKLYFKDKVLTIHQTMASLEEILPKDHFFRIHRSYLISISHIHKISGGHVSISGHHLPIAKPKRQDLLNAVVYKNLISK is encoded by the coding sequence ATGGCAGAACTAATATCAAAGCAGGTTACTCCCTCCAGGATCAAATGTTTGATCGTTGATGATGAATCTATTGCCATAAAGGGGATTGTGAATTATATAGACAAGCTGGATTTCCTGGAAGCTACCGCCTGCTGCTCCTCTGCGCTGGAGGCGGCAGAAATTCTCAAAAAAACGGAGATAGAGCTTATGTTCCTGGATATCAATATGCCTCATCTTTCAGGATTGGAATTTTTGGAAGCGCTTGAAAAGCCTCCGTTAACGATCATAACCACCGCCTATTCGGAATATGCTATTGAGGGCTTCAGGCTGCATGTTGTGGATTATTTGCTGAAGCCTATTGCTTTCCAGCGTTTCTTCCAGGCGGTGACCAAAGCGCAAACCCTGTTTCGTTCGCAACTGATATTGAAAGATGAGCATGAAGGAACTGTTTCGAATATGTATATCAGGCAGGGAGACGCTTTTCTACGGATAGCCTGGGAAGACATTCTGTATGCGGAGGGAATGCAGAACTATGTAAAATTGTATTTTAAGGATAAGGTACTGACCATTCATCAGACGATGGCTTCGCTGGAGGAGATATTACCCAAGGATCATTTTTTCAGGATACACCGGTCGTACCTCATCAGCATATCGCATATTCATAAAATTTCGGGTGGGCATGTTAGTATTAGCGGGCATCATTTGCCTATTGCAAAACCGAAACGGCAGGACCTGTTAAATGCGGTAGTGTATAAGAACCTGATAAGTAAATAG
- a CDS encoding phenylacetate--CoA ligase family protein, translating to MKPKKTGNRSIKEWVNKLIPDAEWKPRSIDEVIQLPSFYSKLKECAKGLNVEYSAVDIEVQNALTFRRLQQLTNILLLNPLWKGYIAKTGLNAAPKNLEEWQQLPISDKKALSTFFMGARPGMVVPLHQGGFEIVASGGTTGGGLSETVYSLHELQDTYEIAGEFIGKHMLHKYLAGKQPKWVATTLADYQMWSSGTMVGGVLQKIPGINYIGAGPLNKDVYQHMMSYEGPKAIMGISQGIALLSELGIGMPEEARKSLKVAMYGSGLLTHLQQKALKDLYPNLAILSYFAATQAEAIGLQLNHELPGLAAVPGLHFIEIVDENGKWVAEGEEGELVVTRLHANEVPVIRYKVGDRVIRRSDIVTDALKTFQFEFSGRSGDMIHLGDTQYFAPLAYEGVAAALKEKTIVDLKELAQEIQFVNYRKDSRLALLATVDDPAKYTGKLAAALSDAALQELFCNAFASSLSLFNKLEANTSSIKNTKYQFQLRFIAKDSEELHKTNVGKVPLIRDIFK from the coding sequence ATGAAACCCAAAAAGACAGGAAATAGATCAATAAAGGAATGGGTAAATAAATTGATCCCAGACGCGGAATGGAAACCCCGCAGTATCGATGAGGTGATCCAACTCCCTTCCTTTTATAGTAAACTCAAAGAATGCGCAAAAGGATTAAATGTGGAATACAGCGCCGTCGATATAGAAGTGCAGAATGCACTTACATTCCGCAGGCTGCAGCAGCTTACCAATATTTTGCTGCTGAATCCGCTCTGGAAAGGTTATATCGCAAAAACAGGTTTGAATGCCGCTCCCAAAAATCTTGAGGAATGGCAGCAGTTGCCCATCTCCGATAAAAAAGCGCTCTCCACATTTTTCATGGGCGCACGTCCCGGCATGGTCGTCCCGCTTCATCAGGGTGGATTCGAAATAGTAGCAAGCGGAGGTACTACCGGCGGAGGTCTCTCCGAAACGGTATACTCACTCCATGAACTGCAGGATACCTACGAAATAGCAGGAGAGTTTATAGGTAAACATATGCTGCATAAATACCTCGCAGGAAAGCAGCCCAAATGGGTGGCAACAACGCTTGCCGACTATCAAATGTGGAGCAGCGGTACAATGGTAGGAGGGGTGTTGCAAAAAATACCAGGCATCAATTATATAGGAGCCGGCCCCCTGAATAAGGATGTCTACCAGCATATGATGAGCTACGAAGGCCCCAAAGCTATCATGGGTATTTCACAGGGAATTGCCTTGCTGAGCGAGTTGGGTATAGGTATGCCCGAAGAAGCGCGCAAAAGCCTTAAGGTAGCCATGTATGGCAGCGGCTTGCTTACGCATCTGCAACAGAAAGCGCTGAAAGACCTTTACCCTAACCTAGCTATCCTGAGCTATTTCGCCGCAACACAGGCCGAAGCCATCGGCTTGCAGCTCAACCATGAATTGCCCGGCCTGGCCGCTGTTCCCGGCTTGCATTTTATTGAAATAGTAGATGAAAACGGTAAATGGGTGGCCGAAGGCGAAGAAGGCGAACTGGTCGTAACCAGGCTTCACGCCAATGAAGTGCCTGTGATCAGGTATAAAGTAGGGGACAGGGTCATAAGAAGGTCCGACATTGTAACCGATGCGCTTAAAACCTTTCAGTTCGAGTTTTCAGGAAGAAGCGGCGACATGATCCACTTGGGCGATACACAATACTTTGCACCACTTGCCTACGAAGGAGTAGCCGCCGCCCTTAAAGAAAAAACTATCGTCGACCTGAAAGAACTGGCACAGGAAATCCAGTTCGTGAACTACAGGAAAGATTCCAGGCTGGCGCTGTTGGCTACTGTCGACGATCCGGCCAAATACACAGGCAAACTGGCCGCCGCATTATCCGATGCTGCCTTGCAGGAATTGTTCTGTAACGCATTTGCATCCTCACTGTCCCTTTTCAATAAACTCGAAGCCAATACAAGCTCCATCAAAAACACAAAATACCAGTTCCAGCTTAGGTTTATCGCAAAAGATAGCGAAGAACTCCACAAAACCAATGTAGGAAAGGTGCCATTGATTAGAGATATTTTTAAATAG
- a CDS encoding phage tail protein codes for MEGTIGEIRMFAGNFNPLYWLYCRGQQVDINQYIALYAIVGITYGGDAQTKFNLPSLCSRVPIGAGQGTGLSNYELGEKTGTETVTLTQLQIPSHTHIPTVAVNSVTPSGTVTLYGVNSAGGDNTPVGELLGSDGNTSCYAPATDPTVPMAAGAITVNSFAGPLPTVTVATYGGSTPHNNIQPYTAVNYVICVEGIFPSRN; via the coding sequence ATGGAAGGAACTATAGGTGAAATCCGAATGTTCGCAGGTAATTTTAATCCGCTTTACTGGTTGTATTGCCGCGGCCAGCAGGTCGACATAAACCAGTATATTGCCTTGTATGCTATCGTGGGAATAACCTACGGAGGCGACGCACAAACTAAGTTTAACTTACCTAGCTTGTGTAGCAGGGTGCCAATAGGCGCTGGCCAGGGTACTGGTTTATCCAACTATGAACTCGGCGAAAAAACAGGAACCGAAACGGTGACGTTAACGCAGTTGCAGATTCCATCGCATACGCACATCCCCACGGTGGCTGTCAATTCTGTTACCCCATCCGGTACCGTTACATTGTATGGTGTCAATAGCGCTGGCGGCGACAATACGCCGGTAGGAGAATTGCTGGGCTCCGATGGAAACACTTCCTGTTATGCGCCAGCTACAGATCCAACGGTGCCAATGGCCGCGGGTGCTATAACTGTAAACAGTTTTGCAGGGCCGCTCCCTACCGTAACGGTAGCTACCTATGGCGGCTCCACACCACACAATAATATTCAGCCATATACCGCTGTCAATTATGTCATTTGCGTGGAAGGAATCTTCCCTTCAAGGAATTAA
- a CDS encoding pyridoxal phosphate-dependent decarboxylase family protein gives MPDNQSAASLNYQLHYSNRQTPENISYEEAFSTKEFRKISDIVVASLEQYLQQIDPVCGLNLTEPAILIEKARSLMTHESEEIAAFDETRLRDIIELYTKTGIQVHSKGYMGRQFSGVLPLSGIFDLVNATVNQPSSFYEAAQLPNVAELIMQNELNKFIGYTDNSFAMVTTSGGSLANLTALLSARNYKYPNVWNSGLHRLHENAIPAVAISENAHYSIKRAIGIMGIGEDQLVKLPVNGKNQIDSSKVESCLKKAREQGLRVFCMVASACTTDTGSFDPLDELAAIAQEHDSWLHVDGAHGASLLLSEKHRHKLKGLEKADSFIWDAHKMLFTPGTCTLLFYKNKERSYGAFRQEASYVFEKQADIYTSLDSGEQNFECTKRPVIMNLWVSWAMHGKAVFSKKIDHLCHLANQAWNILLHEGDFQVIHEPQANILCFRYTPANLDLQTNKHFQLYIRNKIKEEGRFFISKVEVNGEEALRVVFMNHEIEMIHFRMLLQEIRKTGQEMIISQTNIQHQAIPISQ, from the coding sequence ATGCCTGATAACCAAAGTGCTGCGTCTCTTAATTACCAACTCCATTATTCAAACCGGCAGACTCCCGAAAACATCTCCTATGAAGAAGCCTTCTCTACCAAAGAATTCAGGAAGATCTCCGATATAGTAGTCGCTTCACTGGAACAGTACCTCCAGCAGATCGATCCGGTTTGTGGTTTGAACTTGACCGAACCCGCCATCCTCATCGAAAAAGCCCGGAGCTTAATGACGCATGAATCCGAAGAAATCGCCGCATTCGATGAAACCCGGCTGAGAGATATTATAGAATTATACACAAAAACTGGTATACAGGTTCATTCTAAAGGATATATGGGACGCCAGTTCTCAGGCGTATTGCCGCTCTCCGGCATCTTCGATCTGGTGAACGCTACCGTTAACCAACCCTCTTCTTTCTATGAAGCTGCACAATTACCCAATGTGGCGGAACTGATTATGCAGAACGAATTGAATAAGTTTATCGGCTACACAGACAACAGCTTCGCCATGGTCACTACTTCAGGTGGCTCGCTGGCAAACCTTACAGCATTACTGTCCGCTCGTAACTACAAATACCCCAATGTTTGGAATAGCGGTTTGCATAGGCTGCACGAAAATGCAATACCGGCTGTAGCCATCAGTGAAAATGCACATTACAGCATAAAAAGAGCAATTGGCATCATGGGCATTGGTGAAGACCAGCTGGTAAAACTGCCCGTAAATGGTAAAAACCAGATCGACAGCAGCAAGGTGGAATCCTGTCTCAAAAAAGCCAGGGAACAAGGCCTCCGCGTTTTCTGTATGGTGGCATCTGCCTGCACTACAGATACAGGCTCTTTCGATCCGTTGGATGAATTGGCTGCTATTGCACAGGAACATGATAGCTGGCTGCATGTCGATGGCGCCCATGGCGCCAGCCTGCTGTTGTCCGAAAAACACAGGCATAAACTGAAAGGACTCGAAAAAGCCGATTCCTTTATCTGGGATGCACATAAAATGCTGTTCACGCCCGGAACCTGCACGCTCTTGTTTTATAAAAATAAAGAACGTAGCTACGGCGCCTTCCGGCAGGAAGCCAGTTATGTTTTCGAAAAACAAGCCGACATCTATACGTCGCTCGATAGCGGTGAACAGAACTTTGAATGCACCAAAAGACCGGTGATTATGAACCTCTGGGTGTCATGGGCCATGCACGGCAAAGCTGTCTTCTCAAAAAAGATCGACCATCTCTGTCATCTTGCCAACCAGGCCTGGAATATACTGCTGCACGAAGGCGACTTCCAGGTCATCCATGAACCACAGGCCAATATTCTTTGCTTCCGCTATACACCCGCTAACCTCGATCTGCAAACGAATAAGCACTTCCAGTTATATATACGCAATAAAATAAAGGAAGAAGGTAGGTTTTTCATTTCTAAGGTCGAAGTGAATGGAGAGGAAGCCCTGAGAGTGGTTTTTATGAACCACGAAATAGAAATGATACACTTCCGCATGTTATTGCAGGAAATAAGAAAAACCGGCCAGGAAATGATAATCAGCCAAACTAATATTCAACATCAGGCAATCCCCATATCGCAATAA
- a CDS encoding T9SS type A sorting domain-containing protein yields the protein MKTKLLLLPITLIAFHQFNFLFSQGLVISNGSNIVVNGATSIVINNGGINNSGSFNASTGTIVFTGTSTASLSGASTSSFYNLTVNKPGSFITLGHNVGVTHSLTMETGHLNLNGFDLDLGATGSLTGEKPASRVIGPNGGYLISSAILNAPNKANPGNIGLEITASANPGLVTLKRGHQSRQLSGGFGIHRYYDITAANNIGENATLRFHYFDEELGGVSESELGVYSVTSVTPGGELEIKSFTDPIANYVEVNGAALAGVFVPASTISDPARSSYFTVTPVDSRALLRWGTFYEINADRFELERAVGNSGFQRFANVPAAGTVATPNDYNYTDPEPLKGPYFGTSPRYYRYKVIFKDGSFRYSNIISVAPEGYPSEVLSIYPSPSYGPVNVRFSSVKNQRVVLQVLDNLGSIVAQAEMNALTGANLISCDISHVARGTYYVRLIGIAKQAYKILKQ from the coding sequence ATGAAAACCAAACTTTTGCTTTTACCTATAACACTGATTGCTTTCCACCAATTTAATTTCCTTTTTTCCCAGGGACTTGTCATTAGTAATGGTAGCAATATTGTTGTCAATGGTGCCACGAGTATTGTGATTAACAATGGCGGCATTAACAACTCAGGGAGCTTTAATGCAAGTACGGGAACTATTGTTTTTACAGGTACCTCTACAGCTTCCCTTTCAGGCGCTTCCACTTCTTCTTTTTACAATCTGACAGTTAATAAACCCGGCAGCTTTATAACATTGGGACATAATGTGGGCGTAACTCACTCGCTTACTATGGAAACCGGGCATTTGAACCTGAATGGGTTTGATCTTGACCTAGGTGCAACGGGTTCATTAACCGGGGAAAAGCCAGCATCAAGAGTGATAGGTCCTAATGGCGGATACTTAATCAGTTCTGCTATATTAAATGCTCCCAACAAGGCAAACCCGGGCAATATAGGACTTGAAATAACTGCGTCGGCCAACCCCGGACTGGTAACACTTAAAAGAGGGCATCAGTCCCGTCAATTATCGGGCGGCTTTGGTATACACCGGTATTACGATATTACTGCTGCCAACAACATAGGTGAAAATGCCACGCTGCGTTTTCATTATTTTGATGAAGAGCTGGGCGGTGTGAGTGAGAGTGAGCTGGGGGTATATTCGGTTACATCTGTTACACCTGGCGGGGAGCTTGAGATAAAAAGTTTCACGGATCCTATCGCCAACTATGTAGAAGTCAATGGCGCTGCGCTTGCGGGCGTATTTGTGCCGGCCAGTACCATTTCGGATCCTGCGCGTTCTTCGTACTTTACAGTAACCCCGGTAGATAGCAGGGCTTTACTTCGCTGGGGCACGTTCTATGAAATAAATGCCGACCGTTTTGAATTGGAAAGAGCGGTAGGCAACAGTGGCTTCCAGCGGTTTGCCAATGTGCCGGCAGCAGGCACGGTAGCTACGCCCAATGATTATAATTACACAGATCCGGAGCCACTTAAAGGCCCTTATTTTGGTACCAGTCCGAGATATTATCGTTATAAAGTAATCTTCAAAGATGGCAGTTTCCGTTACTCTAACATCATATCCGTTGCTCCTGAAGGTTATCCAAGCGAAGTGCTGAGTATATATCCCAGTCCGAGTTACGGCCCGGTAAATGTGCGTTTCAGCAGCGTCAAAAACCAGCGTGTTGTACTGCAGGTGCTGGACAACCTTGGCAGTATAGTAGCGCAAGCCGAGATGAATGCTTTAACAGGTGCTAACCTGATAAGCTGTGATATCAGCCATGTAGCAAGAGGAACCTATTATGTACGCCTTATTGGTATCGCTAAGCAGGCATACAAAATACTTAAGCAATAA
- a CDS encoding helix-turn-helix domain-containing protein has product MNRLIITISLLVTALIAKANDFVFTPVDVSHGLSDNQVRYILQLHDGRMVFTTSGNLNLFNGAQFKYIHRKEEHVYPLKNYNGHYRVYQQGDSLLWIKDAHKLMCVNLYQENYRSGLDVHLKKLGLPQPAEDLFVDAEQRLWLLSAGKLWCNSAMQQPLDLSGNEGALQDLMADKNSLYLFYNTGEIIVYNLETGKPRCRKAAYPKEQQPFFKNTSLVVKGKNGFYQLRNGSKGGLFFFNLQQCTWEKILETNYTLNTLVVKDETAYVSCTNGFWILDRSKGTQEYLPTLKTVDGKIIDTEISTLFYDKQGGFWLGTLNQGLLYYHPGRYKLSYIGRPYFPASSTKDLIVQAFAEDRKGNIFIKCSSGIYNYHPASGSRSLTRVATSVVSKEILDKLYQDPGQNNPYTDSRGWKWIATKDGLKLGRPGEAPITYYTEQGLANNFVHAILEDRKHRLWITTSYGLSKIEIDPADNKAHFTNFNTYDGALEGEYSGGAAFESANGTLYFGGINGFNILNPDQIAALRQSFQPVFTNLFLKGDKVEPGRSYDNNIILSRATPYTQQINLAYNQNFLTFEFSGVNYLNPSQTRYRYRLQGIDAGWREATGSQQADASGILRISYTNLPPGKYVLKVSTGNQQETGTTLTITIRPPWWKTTSAYTLYIIAVITILAGGIWCYTRFTRKRMERLHKEDILLLRIRSLIEQCRLLEEERETRSVQTDADEKHAEETTPLSPADAAFLAKAIEQVEKNLEEPGYSVEMLSRDLCMDRTGLYRKLIALLDKSPSLFIRNIRLQNAARLILEEELPIAAIAGKVGFNSASYLSKCFQEVYGCRPSEYAAKAKKKST; this is encoded by the coding sequence ATGAATCGATTGATAATAACAATATCCCTGCTGGTAACGGCATTGATTGCCAAAGCAAATGACTTTGTATTCACACCTGTTGATGTATCACATGGATTAAGCGATAATCAGGTACGTTACATCCTGCAGTTGCACGACGGCAGAATGGTATTTACAACAAGCGGGAACCTTAACTTGTTTAATGGTGCACAGTTCAAATACATTCACCGGAAAGAAGAACATGTGTACCCGCTTAAAAACTACAACGGTCACTACCGCGTTTATCAGCAGGGCGATTCTCTTCTATGGATCAAAGACGCACACAAGTTAATGTGCGTTAATCTATATCAGGAAAACTATAGATCCGGTCTCGATGTTCATCTTAAAAAACTGGGCTTGCCGCAGCCGGCAGAGGATCTCTTTGTCGATGCAGAACAGCGCCTCTGGCTATTAAGTGCCGGCAAATTATGGTGTAACAGCGCCATGCAGCAACCATTGGATCTATCCGGTAACGAGGGCGCACTGCAAGACCTGATGGCAGATAAAAATAGCCTGTACCTGTTTTATAATACCGGCGAAATAATAGTTTACAACCTCGAAACAGGTAAACCACGCTGCAGGAAAGCGGCTTATCCTAAAGAGCAGCAGCCATTTTTTAAAAACACCTCCCTGGTGGTCAAAGGGAAAAATGGATTCTACCAGCTTCGTAACGGCAGCAAAGGCGGCCTCTTCTTTTTCAATCTTCAGCAATGTACCTGGGAAAAGATCCTGGAAACAAACTACACGCTTAATACATTGGTAGTTAAAGATGAAACCGCTTACGTCAGTTGTACAAATGGATTCTGGATCTTGGATCGTAGTAAGGGAACACAAGAATACCTTCCCACATTGAAAACTGTCGACGGCAAAATTATCGATACCGAGATCAGTACGCTCTTTTACGATAAACAGGGGGGATTCTGGCTTGGCACGCTCAATCAGGGACTGTTATACTATCATCCCGGTAGGTATAAACTCTCTTACATAGGGCGTCCATATTTTCCGGCGTCATCCACAAAAGATCTTATAGTACAGGCGTTTGCCGAAGACCGGAAAGGAAATATCTTCATAAAATGCAGTTCAGGAATTTATAATTACCACCCGGCTTCCGGGAGCAGGTCATTAACCCGGGTTGCAACCTCTGTTGTATCGAAAGAGATCCTGGATAAGCTTTACCAGGATCCCGGACAAAACAACCCATATACCGATAGCCGCGGATGGAAATGGATCGCAACAAAAGATGGCCTGAAACTTGGCAGACCCGGTGAGGCCCCAATTACTTATTACACAGAACAGGGCCTGGCTAATAACTTCGTTCATGCCATCCTGGAAGACCGCAAACACCGTCTTTGGATAACTACAAGTTATGGTCTCTCCAAAATAGAGATAGATCCCGCAGATAATAAAGCGCATTTTACCAATTTCAATACCTACGACGGCGCACTCGAAGGTGAATATTCCGGCGGCGCCGCATTCGAGTCCGCCAACGGCACACTTTACTTTGGAGGCATCAATGGCTTTAATATCCTGAACCCTGACCAGATCGCCGCTCTCCGTCAATCGTTCCAACCAGTATTTACCAATCTCTTCCTGAAAGGGGATAAAGTTGAGCCGGGAAGATCTTACGACAATAATATTATCCTTTCCCGGGCAACACCCTACACGCAGCAAATAAACCTTGCTTACAATCAGAATTTTCTGACATTCGAGTTTTCAGGTGTCAACTACCTGAATCCCTCACAAACCCGCTATCGGTATCGCCTCCAGGGTATCGACGCCGGCTGGCGCGAAGCTACAGGAAGCCAGCAGGCAGATGCCAGTGGTATCCTTCGTATTTCCTATACTAATCTGCCCCCGGGTAAATACGTGCTTAAGGTAAGCACAGGCAACCAGCAGGAGACTGGTACTACCCTGACAATTACGATCCGCCCCCCGTGGTGGAAAACAACCTCCGCCTATACCTTATATATAATAGCCGTCATTACCATACTGGCCGGGGGGATATGGTGTTATACCCGTTTTACCCGCAAACGCATGGAGCGGCTTCATAAAGAAGACATCCTGCTGCTGCGCATCCGTAGTCTGATAGAACAATGCAGGCTGCTGGAAGAAGAACGAGAAACCCGTTCCGTTCAAACTGATGCCGATGAAAAACACGCGGAAGAAACAACTCCACTCAGCCCGGCCGACGCGGCATTCCTGGCAAAGGCAATAGAACAGGTGGAAAAGAACCTGGAAGAACCAGGTTATTCCGTAGAAATGCTGAGCCGTGATCTTTGTATGGATCGCACCGGGCTCTACCGCAAACTAATTGCCCTGCTCGATAAATCACCCTCCCTATTCATTCGTAACATCCGTTTGCAAAATGCCGCCCGCCTCATACTCGAAGAGGAGCTTCCTATCGCCGCCATTGCCGGAAAAGTAGGCTTTAACAGTGCAAGCTATCTAAGTAAATGCTTCCAGGAAGTGTACGGCTGCCGACCCTCCGAATACGCAGCAAAAGCAAAGAAGAAATCAACTTAG